A region of Vicugna pacos chromosome 7, VicPac4, whole genome shotgun sequence DNA encodes the following proteins:
- the SLC37A3 gene encoding sugar phosphate exchanger 3 isoform X1: MAWPHIFQRGTLLSRFSHHHVVVFLLTFFSYSLLHASRKTFSNVKVSISKQWTPSAFNKSIELPVEIWSSNHLFPSAEEATLFLGTLDTIFLFSYAVGLFISGIVGDRLNLRWVLSFGMCSSALVVFVFGTLTEWLRFYNKGLYCCLWIVNGLLQSTGWPCVVAVMGNWFGKAGRGVVFGLWSACASVGNILGACLASSVLQYGYEYAFLVTAAVQFAGGIIIFFGLLVSPEEIGLPGIEAEENFEEDSHRPLINGADNEDESEPNYSIQEDDTASQVKAISFYQACCLPGVIPYSLAYACLKLVNYSFFFWLPFYLSNNFGWKEAEADKLSIWYDVGGIIGGTLQGFISDVLQKRAPVLALSLLLAVGSLVGYSRSPDDKSINALLMAVTGFFIGGPSNMISSAISADLGRQELIQGSSEALATVTGIVDGTGSIGAAVGQYLVSLIQDNLGWMWVFYFFILMTSCTILFISPLIVREIGSLLQRRQARILSE, translated from the exons ATGGCCTGGCCGCATATTTTTCAGAGAGGAACTCTGCTCTCCCGGTTCAGCCATCATCATGTAGTCGTGTTCCTGCTCACCTTCTTCAG TTACTCATTGCTCCACGCGTCAAGAAAAACATTTAGCAATGTCAAAGTCAGTATCTCCAAGCAGTGGACCCCAAGCGCTTTCAACAAGTCAATTGAACTGCCTGTAGAG ATCTGGAGCAGCAACCACTTGTTCCCCAGTGCAGAGGAAGCCACTCTTTTCCTTGGAACACTGGATACCATTTTCCTCTTCTCCTACGCTGTG GGCCTTTTCATCAGCGGTATTGTTGGGGATCGGCTCAATTTGCGATGGGTTCTGTCCTTCGGCATGTGCTCTTCTGCACTGGTG GTGTTTGTCTTTGGCACCCTCACAGAATGGCTGCGTTTCTACAACAAGGGGCTATACTGCTGTCTGTGGATTGTGAACGGCCTGCTGCAGTCCACCGGTTGGCCCTGTGTGGTTGCCGTCATGGGCAACTGGTTTGGGAAAGCTGG ACGAGGAGTTGTTTTTGGTCTCTGGAGTGCCTGTGCTTCAGTGGGCAATATTTTGGGAGCCTGTCTGGCATCTTCTGTTCTGCAGTATGGTTATGAG tATGCCTTCCTGGTGACGGCGGCTGTGCAGTTTGCTGGTGGGATCATCATCTTCTTTGGACTCCTGGTGTCACCGGAAGAAATTG GTCTCCCAGGTATTGAGGCAGAAGAAAATTTTGAAGAAGACTCACACAGGCCATTAATTAATGGTGCTGACAATGAAGATGAATCTGAGCCTAATTATTCAATCCAAGAAGACGACACTGCTTCCCAAGTCAAGGCAATAAGCTTTTATCAAGCGTGCTGCCTTCCCGGAGTTATACCG TATTCACTGGCCTACGCCTGCCTGAAGCTAGTGAATTACTCCTTCTTCTTCTGGCTGCCCTTTTATCTGAGTAACAACTTCGGGTGGAAGGAGGCCGAAGCCGACAAGCTGTCCATTTGGTACGATGTCGGAGGGATTATAG GTGGAACTTTGCAAGGCTTCATCTCTGACGTGCTACAGAAGAGGGCCCCGGTTTTAGCTCTCAGTCTGCTCCTGGCAGTCGGGTCCCTCGTTGGATATAGTC GTTCTCCAGACGACAAGTCCATCAATGCACTTCTGATGGCTGTTACAG GATTTTTTATTGGTGGACCCTCTAATATGATTAGCTCTGCTATTTCTGCGGACCTGGGCCGTCAGGAGCTGATCCAAGGGAGCAGTGAGGCTTTGGCGACCGTCACAGGGATTGTTGATGGGACGGGGAGCATCGGAGCTGCGGTGGGCCAG taTTTAGTGTCTCTGATCCAGGACAACCTAGGATGGATGTGGGTTTTCTACTTTTTCATTCTTATG ACAAGTTGTACAATTCTATTTATTTCACCACTAATAGTGAGGGAAATAGGCTCTCTTTTGCAAAGACGACAAGCTCGCATATTGAGTGAGTGA
- the SLC37A3 gene encoding sugar phosphate exchanger 3 isoform X2, producing MAWPHIFQRGTLLSRFSHHHVVVFLLTFFSYSLLHASRKTFSNVKVSISKQWTPSAFNKSIELPVEIWSSNHLFPSAEEATLFLGTLDTIFLFSYAVGLFISGIVGDRLNLRWVLSFGMCSSALVVFVFGTLTEWLRFYNKGLYCCLWIVNGLLQSTGWPCVVAVMGNWFGKAGRGVVFGLWSACASVGNILGACLASSVLQYGYEYAFLVTAAVQFAGGIIIFFGLLVSPEEIGLPGIEAEENFEEDSHRPLINGADNEDESEPNYSIQEDDTASQVKAISFYQACCLPGVIPYSLAYACLKLVNYSFFFWLPFYLSNNFGWKEAEADKLSIWYDVGGIIGGTLQGFISDVLQKRAPVLALSLLLAVGSLVGYSRSPDDKSINALLMAVTGFFIGGPSNMISSAISADLGRQELIQGSSEALATVTGIVDGTGSIGAAVGQYLVSLIQDNLGWMWVFYFFILMGILIGCSFHHPTSRYSPPALFKEPWG from the exons ATGGCCTGGCCGCATATTTTTCAGAGAGGAACTCTGCTCTCCCGGTTCAGCCATCATCATGTAGTCGTGTTCCTGCTCACCTTCTTCAG TTACTCATTGCTCCACGCGTCAAGAAAAACATTTAGCAATGTCAAAGTCAGTATCTCCAAGCAGTGGACCCCAAGCGCTTTCAACAAGTCAATTGAACTGCCTGTAGAG ATCTGGAGCAGCAACCACTTGTTCCCCAGTGCAGAGGAAGCCACTCTTTTCCTTGGAACACTGGATACCATTTTCCTCTTCTCCTACGCTGTG GGCCTTTTCATCAGCGGTATTGTTGGGGATCGGCTCAATTTGCGATGGGTTCTGTCCTTCGGCATGTGCTCTTCTGCACTGGTG GTGTTTGTCTTTGGCACCCTCACAGAATGGCTGCGTTTCTACAACAAGGGGCTATACTGCTGTCTGTGGATTGTGAACGGCCTGCTGCAGTCCACCGGTTGGCCCTGTGTGGTTGCCGTCATGGGCAACTGGTTTGGGAAAGCTGG ACGAGGAGTTGTTTTTGGTCTCTGGAGTGCCTGTGCTTCAGTGGGCAATATTTTGGGAGCCTGTCTGGCATCTTCTGTTCTGCAGTATGGTTATGAG tATGCCTTCCTGGTGACGGCGGCTGTGCAGTTTGCTGGTGGGATCATCATCTTCTTTGGACTCCTGGTGTCACCGGAAGAAATTG GTCTCCCAGGTATTGAGGCAGAAGAAAATTTTGAAGAAGACTCACACAGGCCATTAATTAATGGTGCTGACAATGAAGATGAATCTGAGCCTAATTATTCAATCCAAGAAGACGACACTGCTTCCCAAGTCAAGGCAATAAGCTTTTATCAAGCGTGCTGCCTTCCCGGAGTTATACCG TATTCACTGGCCTACGCCTGCCTGAAGCTAGTGAATTACTCCTTCTTCTTCTGGCTGCCCTTTTATCTGAGTAACAACTTCGGGTGGAAGGAGGCCGAAGCCGACAAGCTGTCCATTTGGTACGATGTCGGAGGGATTATAG GTGGAACTTTGCAAGGCTTCATCTCTGACGTGCTACAGAAGAGGGCCCCGGTTTTAGCTCTCAGTCTGCTCCTGGCAGTCGGGTCCCTCGTTGGATATAGTC GTTCTCCAGACGACAAGTCCATCAATGCACTTCTGATGGCTGTTACAG GATTTTTTATTGGTGGACCCTCTAATATGATTAGCTCTGCTATTTCTGCGGACCTGGGCCGTCAGGAGCTGATCCAAGGGAGCAGTGAGGCTTTGGCGACCGTCACAGGGATTGTTGATGGGACGGGGAGCATCGGAGCTGCGGTGGGCCAG taTTTAGTGTCTCTGATCCAGGACAACCTAGGATGGATGTGGGTTTTCTACTTTTTCATTCTTATG GGCATCCTAATTGGATGCAGCTTCCATCACCCCACGTCCAGATACTCTCCTCCAGCCTTGTTCAAGGAGCCTTGGGGATAG